In the Natronoglycomyces albus genome, TGGCCTGTTGTGGTCTGGTGGAGCCGGTAAGCGGCTACACCGGTGCTGTGTGAGACCTCTTTTCGGAATCGGAGCGTTGTGGTTGGAACTGGTCGCGCTCGTCGAACTCGTTGGGTTCGGCGGCGTCCCAGCCCTGGGCTCGGGTGCGGTTGTCCACCTTGGACAACTCCTCGGCCACATCTTCTTGTGAGCCCGGTTGTGCGGTGACATCCTCGGGCGGGTTGATCGCCACCGGCTGGTGTTGTGCCTGAGCGATGCCAGAGGCTTCGGTCATTGGCGTAGCGCGGCGGGCCAGGGTCGACTTCCGCCGCGCCTTGGCGATGTAGGCGGCGAAGGCCGTCAACAGGGTGACGATTCCGCCCAGCCACAATCCGGCGCGGGCTCCGTACATTTCGCTAATCCAGCCGACAATCGGCGCGCACAACGGTGTTGAGCCGATGAAGACCAGCATGTAAAGGGCCATGATCCGGCCCCGGTAGCGGTCGGCGACGCCCATTTGCACTCGCTGGTTGGCCGATTGACCCGCGAACACCATCGCGAAACCGGTCGGTACGAGGAGCATCATGGCGATGATGAACGTCGGGGCGAATCCGACGGCGGTTGTGCCGATGCCAAGGGCGAGGCAAGCGCCGAGGACGGTATAGATGCCTGGCCTGGTGTGGCGTTTGCCGCTGGCGAGCGCCCCGGCTAGCGCGCCCACCGACAGGCTGGTGATGAGCAGCCCGAAGGTATCGGCTCCGGAATGGAATTCGGTCTTGGCCAAGAGCGAGAGCGTGACGGGGAAGTTGAAGGCGAAACCGCCGACGAACAGCATCACCACTAGGACGAGGGTTAGGTCGGGGCGGGTGCGCAGGTAGCGAAGCGCATCGACGATTCCGGCGTTTTCCTTGCGCTCTTCGCGGCTGCGGGGTGCCACATGGAGCGGGCGGCCCAGCAAGGTGACCATGACGGCGATGGGAACCAGCCAGGCGGCGGCATTGAGCGCGAGAAC is a window encoding:
- a CDS encoding MFS transporter; the encoded protein is MSPILSHHFKDTFRALQVRNYRVYISGQVVATIGFWLQMTATSWLVLELTGDSGTALGTAMALQFGPFLVLSLLGGRLADRFDKRKVLLLGGVCNVLMTSVLAITVLNGNAELWHVYLFMLCFGTTSALEGPSRQAFAAELVDSETLPNALALNSATFNIGRITGPAVAGLLIALTNTGVVLALNAAAWLVPIAVMVTLLGRPLHVAPRSREERKENAGIVDALRYLRTRPDLTLVLVVMLFVGGFAFNFPVTLSLLAKTEFHSGADTFGLLITSLSVGALAGALASGKRHTRPGIYTVLGACLALGIGTTAVGFAPTFIIAMMLLVPTGFAMVFAGQSANQRVQMGVADRYRGRIMALYMLVFIGSTPLCAPIVGWISEMYGARAGLWLGGIVTLLTAFAAYIAKARRKSTLARRATPMTEASGIAQAQHQPVAINPPEDVTAQPGSQEDVAEELSKVDNRTRAQGWDAAEPNEFDERDQFQPQRSDSEKRSHTAPV